One part of the Solanum dulcamara chromosome 8, daSolDulc1.2, whole genome shotgun sequence genome encodes these proteins:
- the LOC129899702 gene encoding uncharacterized protein LOC129899702 produces the protein MASAATAHPFPTSFRLSPRTTAHLAYFLSSLQLQAKRSYFNQLKACPLSPFSIKCSSSSHGSTVDDNFFQQNKELDSQESKGFWKKWKENSAEMSAKLAKLGLAAVLAYGIIDGVTYTSFFVLAFLGYEKTTGNNPAANLQALLGIIIAMWTGNNVTRPFRVGGAAALAPVIDKGLKRIQKYLNFPSLVYAFALVVTIVAGTCFTIIGLLILSRWGK, from the exons ATGGCCAGTGCTGCTACTGCTCATCCATTCCCTACTAGCTTCCGGCTTTCTCCTCGCACCACTGCACACTTGGCTTATTTCCTATCATCACTACAACTTCAGGCTAAAAGGAGCTATTTCAATCAGCTCAAGGCTTGTCCTTTATCGCCTTTCTCAATTAAGTGTTCATCCTCGAGTCACGGATCTACCGTTGATGATAACTTTTTCCAACAAAACAAAGAATTAGAT AGCCAAGAGAGCAAAGGGTTTTGGAAGAAATGGAAG GAGAACTCAGCGGAAATGAGTGCGAAGCTAGCAAAGCTGGGGCTTGCGGCAGTTCTCGCTTATGGTATTATTGATGGTGTCACATATACTAGTTTCTTCGTACTTGCATTCTTGGGCTATGAGAAGACTACTGGGAATAATCCTGCTGCAAATCTCCAAGCTTTATTGGGG ATTATAATAGCAATGTGGACGGGAAATAATGTGACAAGGCCGTTTAGGGTTGGAGGAGCAGCTGCTCTGGCACCTGTCATTGACAAGGGACTAAAGAGAATACAAAAATACTTGAACTTTCCAAGTCTGGTATATGCTTTTGCTTTAGTGGTGACTATAGTTGCCGGGACATGTTTCACCATTATTGGTTTACTCATCCTTTCAAGATGGGGAAAGTGA